The Prunus dulcis chromosome 5, ALMONDv2, whole genome shotgun sequence genomic sequence CCATCTCCCCTACTTCCTCCTCCCTCTATTCCTTTGGTGATTCCTGCCTTGATCTGTTTTTCCATGTGAAACCAATACTTCACCCACTCGAAGACAACACCATCCAGCAGCAGGCTGATTATAATCATTTTGCCCTTAACTATCTGAAGCAACAGCTGCCTGTGGCCTGGTCCCACAGTCCCCCAATCACCCTCAAGCTCATCTTCAATAACCATCCCAAGACTCTATTATTCAACCTCCCTTCCCTTACCAGTTAGTTTTGGGGTTTGTATGACCTTCTCAACATTCTCTACTGGGTTCTAAGGCCAAGACGCTTCGGAGAGGCTCCACCATGACCCAGACTATAAGTTGTTACACGACCGGGTTATGGATCTCTTGGCAGAGGAGTTGAAGTCTGATATTGACTTATTGAAGCAGCAGCACAAGCTGGAACTGAAGCCAGATGAAGATGGCGACGAACTTGATGCTGATCTTTTGGTACGTGGGGCTGCAGCGTTGTCATTAACGAAATCTCAGACCACCTCTCCAGGGCCATTTTGCTGCATGAAAGCATTGCAAGGAGGCTTTTCCCACCAGAATCAGATCAATCAGAAGAGTGGGAACGGCTAAGGAAGGCTTTGGTTCCCCTGACCAATTACTACAATCATTGAATCATGTACGGGAATCCCACACAAGAGGTCTCTGTGGTTAAAAAGTGTTTGGAGGAGGTGAAAGCAGCAGCAGAAGGAGGAAGCAATTTAAGAGGCGGCAATGGCATAATAAAGCTGGATGCGCTGCTTCCAAATGAGATCATAAAATATGTAGAAGATGAGGATTTTGGGGAAGCAGCTGAGCTTCAGTGGAAGGCAGTGGTGGAGGACATGTACCTAAAGCAAAAGCAAGGGGAAGAGAGTTGGGCAAATTTAAAAACTGCTTGGCAGTGTGTAACATCACCACCGATTTCATGGCCATACCAGTCATAGAATTGGCAGTGTGTTTTGGATTTGTGCTGTCTGAACTGATTACAGATCTGGCATGGAAAGGAAAGGTGATCAGTTTTGGTCATTTACCTGATCAGCCGCTGCTGCATTTAATACAAGGCGATGATCTCAAGTCCATGCGCGAGTTTATGATGAGGACATGCTTCAGGGAGTCCAACGAGGGTGTTGATTTGCGGAAagtgtttgatttgattctgGAAGTGGTTGTAAATGAGAACTTGAAGGCAGAGCAGATTATCAAGAAAGTGTTTGTGTTCACCGACTTCAAGGGATTTTTTAGCTGCACCTCGATGATGCCACACATTTTGCTTTGGAATATTTGTGACTGGAAGTTTCCTCATTCCAAAGAACATCATCCAGGGGTGACGATGGTGAGTGGCTTCTCCGACAATTTGATTAAGTCCTTCTTGGACAATGGTGGGGAAATTGGCCCGCAAGCTCTCATGGAAGGATCCATTGCTACAAAGAGTATCAAACTTTCTCTGTGGTTGAGTGTAACTTTTGCACTTTGATCAAAGATTTACAGATAAGCGGCAGGCCGGTTTAATAAGTAacaaatttgatcaaatttggTGAATGAgctatttttttgaattccATCTTTTGTTCATCTAGCTCACATCATTTTTCTATGATTTGtgattctttttaatttccaaaGATCCAAGTAATAAACTCTAAGAAAGCACGTAAAAACACCAACATAAAGAGgctgaaatttgaaaacattCTTAGAATTATTCGACAGTGACTAGCTCAAGTCTAGCATACACGCCAGAGGAGAGAAATACATGATATTCCTAACAACTAACAATCGACCAGCCAAGTTATTTCAAAACCGTCACTACATATTCCCCAAGAGAGAGGCAAGGCTAAATTCTTCAATCTACAACAACAGAAGCAACTCTATATTTCTTCCCAACAGTGCTTCAACATAGAAAAATGA encodes the following:
- the LOC117627411 gene encoding uncharacterized protein LOC117627411, whose protein sequence is MYGNPTQEVSVVKKCLEEVKAAAEGGSNLRGGNGIIKLDALLPNEIIKYVEDEDFGEAAELQWKAVVEDMYLKQKQGEESWATDFMAIPVIELAVCFGFVLSELITDLAWKGKVISFGHLPDQPLLHLIQGDDLKSMREFMMRTCFRESNEGVDLRKVFDLILEVVVNENLKAEQIIKKVFVFTDFKGFFSCTSMMPHILLWNICDWKFPHSKEHHPGVTMVSGFSDNLIKSFLDNGGEIGPQALMEGSIATKSIKLSLWLSVTFAL